In Tachysurus vachellii isolate PV-2020 chromosome 1, HZAU_Pvac_v1, whole genome shotgun sequence, a genomic segment contains:
- the ushbp1 gene encoding colorectal mutant cancer protein encodes MTEKTDSLACAESELAQCEAEVGTLLQIISELNVKMSALKIPRDPRDYETQTQACKPVSELKPSPLVPQNSPVAHRGTASVKSFTKQYSEKYEATGCSAELWTKLQEVLSTLESSAVRGRKLVTPHVHDDKKAQEEHISAARNTWVHATQVLVEMERELGISYPSALPTKERQKYQKEVLSLSKLNRKLSSSLQKYQEEQKKMEESILEIEEEKKRLREKLDELKNKWLITASCSPPRSPSLSFSRTPSPHWASPPFPASPLISRRMPISPLGSPSRPPRPSSGNSVLETETEHLQRSLERLKSRNERLTAALERRKSESEQISMALSRHEADYSALHMALTYCEECEEAYSELMCLHEARKGQNAALAEQEQTAPEQTANLNTANEESSCTTVSTQNSLSSEEFEEKTRVIQQRIGRLKQDRAAVCIPQETRRGEGKLSPDTGTLAGARRLSYLSSNNPKEEKTALLHELVNAREEMSELRELIRLKEKERCSLELSFVAHRCHGSAGAALAQSLREELEERSADQQRIEEYRAKLECGELNPGPRSHAIMTELQAVIQREQTLKRRVTSLRELLDTEMLECTTQRRVNKEEVTRLLFFHNKAMSACRNARKKHHEQLWRIERQMTAMQERHESQLTELKTTLEALKWKKEETVL; translated from the exons ATGACAGAG AAGACAGACAGTCTGGCGTGTGCTGAGTCAGAGCTGGCGCAGTGCGAGGCCGAGGTTGGGACTTTACTCCAAATCATATCTGAGCTTAATGTGAAGATGAGTGCTCTGAAAATACCACG ggATCCAAGAGACTATGAGACACAGACTCAAGCCTGTAAGCCAGTTTCAGAGCTGAAGCCCAGTCCCCTGGTACCACAGAACAGCCCAGTGGCTCATAGAGGAACAGCATCTGTGAAGTCATTCACCAAACAATACTCAGAGAAATATGAAG CCACAGGGTGCAGTGCAGAGCTATGGACAAAGCTCCAGGAGGTTTTGTCCACTCTGGAGTCATCTGCAGTCAGAGGGAGAAAGCTGGTCACTCCCCATGTTCACGATGATAAAAAAGCTCAGGAGGAGCACATTTCTGCCGCACGTAATACATGGGTTCATGCCACACAA GTATTAGTAGAAATGGAGAGGGAGCTTGGAATCTCGTACCCATCTGCTTTACCTACTAAAGAGCGTCAAAAGTATCAAAAAGAGGTTCTGTCACTGAGTAAACTCAACCGGAAACTGAGCAGCAGCCTGCAGAAATATcaagaagaacagaagaaaatgGAAGAATCCATTTTGGAgatagaggaagagaagaaaagacttCGAGAGAAG TTGGACGAGCTGAAAAACAAATGGCTGATTACAGCTAGTTGTTCCCCTCCCAGAAGTCCATCCTTGTCCTTTAGTAGGACCCCAAGCCCTCATTGGGCATCTCCTCCATTCCCAGCGTCTCCTCTTATCTCGCGTAGAATGCCCATCTCACCCCTTGGCTCTCCGTCCAGGCCACCAAGACCCAGTTCTGGCAACTCAGTTCTGGAAACTGAGACGGAGCATCTCCAGAG GTCCTTGGAGAGACTGAAATCAAGAAACGAGcgtctaacagcagctctagaGAGACGAAAAAGCGAGTCAGAACAGATCAGCATGGCTCTAAGCCGCCACGAGGCTGACTACTCGGCACTGCACATGGCCCTCACATACTG TGAAGAATGTGAAGAGGCTTACAGTGAGCTGATGTGCTTGCATGAAGCCAGGAAAGGACAGAATGCTGCGTTAGCAG AGCAAGAACAAACTGCCCCAGAACAAACTGCCAATTTGAATACTGCTAATGAGGAGTCATCCTGTACAACAGTGAGCACCCAGAACAG TTTGTCCTCAGAGGAATTTGAAGAAAAGACTAGAGTCATTCAGCAGAGGATTGGCCGTCTGAAGCAGGACAGGGCAGCAGTGTGTATTCCTCAGGAGACCAGGAGAGGAGAAGGGAAGCTCAGCCCTGATACAGGCACACTGGCTGGAGCAAGAAGGCTAAGCTATCTGTCCTCAAACAACCCCAAAGAAGAGAAAACAGCCCTACTGCATGAACTAGTCAATGCCAGG GAGGAGATGTCTGAGTTGCGGGAACTCATCAGGCTGAAGGAAAAGGAGCGGTGCTCTTTAGAGCTTTCTTTTGTGGCCCATAGGTGTCATGGTTCAGCTGGGGCTGCCTTGGCACAGAGCCTGcgagaggagctggaggaaaggAGTGCAGATCAACag AGGATAGAGGAGTATCGGGCCAAGCTGGAGTGTGGAGAGTTAAATCCTGGGCCAAGGAGTCATGCCATCATGACAGAACTTCAGGCAGTGATTCAAAG GGAGCAGACCCTGAAGAGAAGAGTGACATCTTTACGAGAGTTGTTGGACACAGAGATGTTAGAATGCACCACACAAAGGAGAGTTAACAAGGAGGAAGTCACCCGCCTCTTGTTCTTTCACAA TAAAGCCATGAGTGCATGCAGGAACGCTCGCAAAAAACACCACGAGCAGCTGTGGAGGATCGAGCGACAAATGACAGCTATGCAGGAACGTCACGAGTCTCAACTGACTGAACTTAAGACCACGCTGGAGGCACTGAAGTGGAAGAAAGAGGAGACAGTGctctaa
- the nr2f6b gene encoding nuclear receptor subfamily 2 group F member 6b isoform X2, giving the protein MAMVGGGWGNPNGSTNGLGEKGYLRGEEDESSPQAGNSDAEGGEDDKACVVDCVVCGDKSSGKHYGVFTCEGCKSFFKRSIRRNLSYTCRSNRECQIDQHHRNQCQYCRLKKCFRVGMRKEVQRGRIPPTHSGISPTSMVSGGGGGPGGPGMAGEFFNGQPAPELISQLLRAEPYPSSRYGAQCGQQLSGGHGSVMGIDSICELAARLLFSTIEWARNIPFFPDLPVSEQVALLRLSWSELFILNAAQSALPLHMAPLLAAAGFHASPMSAERVVSFMDQVRVFQDQVDKLTRLQVDSAEYSCLKAIALFSPDASGLTDPAHVESLQEKAQVALTEYERMQYPTQPQRFGRLLLRLPSLRAVPANLISQLFFMRLVGKTPIETLIRDMQLSGSSISWPYVPGQ; this is encoded by the exons ATGGCCATGGTGGGTGGGGGATGGGGCAACCCTAATGGGAGCACCAATGGCCTAGGGGAGAAGGGCTACCTGCGGGGGGAGGAGGACGAGAGCTCTCCCCAGGCAGGGAACAGCGATGCTGAAGGCGGAGAGGATGACAAGGCCTGCGTGGTggactgtgtggtgtgtggcgACAAGTCCAGTGGGAAGCACTACGGCGTCTTCACCTGCGAGGGCTGCAAGAGCTTCTTCAAGAGGAGCATCCGTCGCAACCTCAGCTACACATGCAG atcAAATCGAGAATGTCAGATTGATCAACATCATCGTAACCAGTGTCAATACTGCCGTCTGAAGAAATGCTTTCGTGTGGGCATGAGAAAAGAAG TCCAGCGTGGACGCATTCCACCAACACACTCAGGGATCAGTCCAACCTCAATGGTGTCGGGTGGTGGAGGTGGCCCAGGAGGACCAGGCATGGCAGGCGAGTTTTTCAACGGTCAGCCAGCACCTGAGCTTATCTCGCAGCTTCTGCGAGCTGAACCTTACCCCAGCAGCCGTTACGGAGCTCAGTGTGGTCAACAGCTGTCTGGAGGTCACGGCTCAGTCATGGGCATCGACAGTATTTGTGAGTTGGCTGCCAGACTCCTGTTCAGCACCATCGAGTGGGCCCGGAACATTCCCTTCTTCCCTGACTTACCTGTCTCGGAGCAGGTGGCCCTGCTGCGCCTCAGCTGGAGTGAACTGTTCATCCTGAATGCAGCACAATCAGCCCTGCCACTACACATGGCCCCCCTGCTGGCTGCCGCAGGCTTTCATGCATCACCCATGTCTGCTGAGCGTGTGGTCTCCTTCATGGACCAGGTCAGAGTCTTCCAGGACCAAGTGGATAAGTTAACGCGACTACAGGTTGACTCTGCTGAATATAGTTGCCTCAAAGCCATAGCTCTCTTCTCGCCAG ATGCAAGTGGACTGACAGACCCAGCCCATGTGGAGAGTCTGCAGGAGAAGGCTCAGGTGGCTCTGACTGAATATGAACGCATGCAGTATCCCACTCAACCACAGCGCTTCGGTCGCCTCCTTCTCCGCCTGCCCTCACTGAGAGCTGTCCCTGCAAACCTCATATCTCAGCTCTTCTTCATGAGACTGGTGGGCAAGACGCCCATCGAGACACTCATTCGAGACATGCAGCTCTCTGGCAGCTCCATCAGCTGGCCTTATGTGCCTGGACAGTAG
- the nr2f6b gene encoding nuclear receptor subfamily 2 group F member 6b isoform X1, translating into MAMVGGGWGNPNGSTNGLGEKGYLRGEEDESSPQAGNSDAEGGEDDKACVVDCVVCGDKSSGKHYGVFTCEGCKSFFKRSIRRNLSYTCRSNRECQIDQHHRNQCQYCRLKKCFRVGMRKEAVQRGRIPPTHSGISPTSMVSGGGGGPGGPGMAGEFFNGQPAPELISQLLRAEPYPSSRYGAQCGQQLSGGHGSVMGIDSICELAARLLFSTIEWARNIPFFPDLPVSEQVALLRLSWSELFILNAAQSALPLHMAPLLAAAGFHASPMSAERVVSFMDQVRVFQDQVDKLTRLQVDSAEYSCLKAIALFSPDASGLTDPAHVESLQEKAQVALTEYERMQYPTQPQRFGRLLLRLPSLRAVPANLISQLFFMRLVGKTPIETLIRDMQLSGSSISWPYVPGQ; encoded by the exons ATGGCCATGGTGGGTGGGGGATGGGGCAACCCTAATGGGAGCACCAATGGCCTAGGGGAGAAGGGCTACCTGCGGGGGGAGGAGGACGAGAGCTCTCCCCAGGCAGGGAACAGCGATGCTGAAGGCGGAGAGGATGACAAGGCCTGCGTGGTggactgtgtggtgtgtggcgACAAGTCCAGTGGGAAGCACTACGGCGTCTTCACCTGCGAGGGCTGCAAGAGCTTCTTCAAGAGGAGCATCCGTCGCAACCTCAGCTACACATGCAG atcAAATCGAGAATGTCAGATTGATCAACATCATCGTAACCAGTGTCAATACTGCCGTCTGAAGAAATGCTTTCGTGTGGGCATGAGAAAAGAAG cAGTCCAGCGTGGACGCATTCCACCAACACACTCAGGGATCAGTCCAACCTCAATGGTGTCGGGTGGTGGAGGTGGCCCAGGAGGACCAGGCATGGCAGGCGAGTTTTTCAACGGTCAGCCAGCACCTGAGCTTATCTCGCAGCTTCTGCGAGCTGAACCTTACCCCAGCAGCCGTTACGGAGCTCAGTGTGGTCAACAGCTGTCTGGAGGTCACGGCTCAGTCATGGGCATCGACAGTATTTGTGAGTTGGCTGCCAGACTCCTGTTCAGCACCATCGAGTGGGCCCGGAACATTCCCTTCTTCCCTGACTTACCTGTCTCGGAGCAGGTGGCCCTGCTGCGCCTCAGCTGGAGTGAACTGTTCATCCTGAATGCAGCACAATCAGCCCTGCCACTACACATGGCCCCCCTGCTGGCTGCCGCAGGCTTTCATGCATCACCCATGTCTGCTGAGCGTGTGGTCTCCTTCATGGACCAGGTCAGAGTCTTCCAGGACCAAGTGGATAAGTTAACGCGACTACAGGTTGACTCTGCTGAATATAGTTGCCTCAAAGCCATAGCTCTCTTCTCGCCAG ATGCAAGTGGACTGACAGACCCAGCCCATGTGGAGAGTCTGCAGGAGAAGGCTCAGGTGGCTCTGACTGAATATGAACGCATGCAGTATCCCACTCAACCACAGCGCTTCGGTCGCCTCCTTCTCCGCCTGCCCTCACTGAGAGCTGTCCCTGCAAACCTCATATCTCAGCTCTTCTTCATGAGACTGGTGGGCAAGACGCCCATCGAGACACTCATTCGAGACATGCAGCTCTCTGGCAGCTCCATCAGCTGGCCTTATGTGCCTGGACAGTAG